The following coding sequences are from one Sciurus carolinensis chromosome 11, mSciCar1.2, whole genome shotgun sequence window:
- the LOC124959438 gene encoding olfactory receptor 4B1-like: protein MESRASTNNVTELIITGLFQDPEVQRVCFVLFLPVYLATILGNGLIIVTVSVSKSLRSPMYFFLGYLSLVEICYSSTVVPKFITDLLVKVKTISLKGCLAQIFFFHFFAVAEILLLVVMAYDRYVAICKPLHYMNIMSRQLCHMLVAGSWLGGFIHSIIQVLNTIQLPFCGPNVIDHYFCDLRPLFKLACKDTFVEGIVVLANSGLISLFSLTILVSSYVIILFSLRNRSAEGRRKALSTCASHITVVILFFGPAIFIYMRPSSTFTGDKLVAVFYTVITPMLNPIIYTLRNAEVKVAMRKLWGKKENSGMGQ, encoded by the coding sequence ATGGAATCCAGGGCCAGTACAAATAATGTGACTGAGTTAATCATCACTGGCCTTTTCCAGGATCCAGAGGTGCAGAGAGTGTGCTTTGTGTTGTTTCTCCCTGTGTACCTGGCCACCATCCTGGGCAATGGCCTCATCATTGTGACGGTCAGTGTCAGTAAGAGTCTGCgctcccccatgtacttcttccttggcTACCTGTCCCTGGTGGAGATCTGTTACTCCTCTACTGTGGTCCCTAAATTCATCACTGACTTACTTGTCAAGGTTAAAACCATCTCCCTCAAGGGCTGTTTGGCCCAGAtcttcttcttccatttctttgcagttgctgagatcctcctgcttgtggtgatggcctatgaccgctatgtggccatctgcaagcctctTCACTACATGAACATTATGAGTCGTCAACTGTGTCACATGCTGGTGGCTGGTTCCTGGCTGGGGGGCTTCATTCACTCCATAATTCAGGTTCTCAACACCATTCAGCTGCCCTTCTGTGGTCCCAATGTGATCGACCACTACTTCTGCGACCTCCGTCCCTTATTCAAGCTGGCCTGCAAGGACACCTTTGTGGAGGGGATTGTTGTGTTGGCCAACAGTGGATTaatctccctcttctccctcaccATCTTGGTGTCCTCCTATGTCATCATCCTGTTCAGCCTGAGGAACCGCTCTGCAGAGGGGAGGCGCAAAGCCctctccacctgtgcctctcacATCACGGTGGTCATCTTGTTTTTCGGACCTGCCATCTTCATCTACATGCGGCCCTCATCCACCTTCACTGGGGACAAGCTGGTGGCTGTGTTCTACACGGTcatcacccccatgctgaaccccatcATCTACACACTCAGAAATGCAGAGGTGAAAGTCGCCATGAGGAAGCTGTGGGGCAAGAAGGAGAACTCAGGGATGGGACAATGA